Genomic window (Asticcacaulis excentricus CB 48):
ATGGCGGGCAATACGATCTGCCCGAAGACAACCCGTTTGACCTCTATCAGGATTTTGGCCATTCGCATTGGCGCAACAGCCTGATCTGGGCCGAAGGGGCCGAGCGCATTGCGATCACCGGCGAAGGCATGATCGACGGCGAAGGCCTGACCCGCGAAGGGCCGGGATCGCAATGGAAAAAGCAGGCGGGTGAATTTCCGCTGTCGATGCGCGGTCTGTCGGCCGAGGTGATGGCCGAACTGGCCCCCGAGATGTCGGCCATGCAGGGGCTGGGCAACAAGGCCATTGCGCTGAAAACCTGCCGCCATGTGACGCTGAAAGACTTCACGATAAAGAATGGCGGGCATTTCGCCCTGCTAGCCACCGGGGTCGAGGATATGGAGATCGACTCCTTAAGCCTCGATACCAACCGCGATGGGCTCGATATCGACGCCTGCTGTCGCGTGACCATCCGTCGTTGCCGCGTCAACACGCCCAATGACGATGCCATTGTTCTGAAATCGAGCTTTGCCCTGGGCGAGACGCGGTCTTGCGAGGACATCATCATCGAAGACTGCACCGTGTCGGGTTATGACTTAGGCACACTGCTCGATGGCACCTATGGCCGCACGCAGGACCGCGCCCCGGATCAGGACCGCGTCACCGGCCGCATCAAGATCGGCACCGAATCCAATGGTGATTTCCGCCGCATCCGAATCCGCAACTGCCGCTTTGAGCGCTCGCGCGGACTGGCTTTGGAGACGGTCGATGGGGGCGTCATCGAGGATGTGGTGTGCGAAGATCTCAGCCTGAGCGAGATCACCACCGCGCCTATCTTCTTTCGCGTCGGAGCGCGCCTGCGCGGGCCGGAAGGCACCACAGTCGGCGCCATCCGCGACGTGACCCTGCGCAACCTGACGGCCACGGACATCCTGCCCGACTACTGCGCCCTGATCATGGGCCTGCCCGAAAGCCCCATTCAGAACGTCACACTCGAAAACGTCGCCCTGACCTATCGCGGCGGCTTGAACCCGACGGTAGTCGCGCCTTTTGTCGATGATCTGCCGGGCGCCTATCCGGAGCCGTCCATGTTTGGGGTAACGCCTGCCTGGGGGCTATGGGCGCGGCACGTCGAAGGGCTCGAGCTAACGGGGCTGGAGATGGCGACGCAAACCCCGGATGCGCGGCCACAGACCCTTTATCATGGCGTCTCGCTTAAGCGATAATTTTTCGCATATGCAAAATTATACAGAAAATTCCGTGTGTTAATTTTGTGACGATTGCCGCCAAAACGTCACAAATTGACGGTGCGTCACACTTGTCATTCCTACCAAACGGGCATTCCCTCCTGTGTATAACATAAACCCCGTACAGGGCGGACCCACACATGAAACACACCAGCCTTATCGCGCTGACCTCCCTCCTTGCCTTGTCGGCAGGGGCGGCCTCGGCCCAGACTTATGATCGCGTCATTACCTTTGGTGACTCGCTGAGCGATTCCGGCAATCTCTACGCCGTGACAGGCGGGACGCAGCCGCCGGCGCCGTATAATCGTCGCTTCACCAATGACAAGGTATGGGTCGAATATCTGATCGGGACGATGAACGGCTATACGACGGCCGGAGTGCCGACGGGCAATGTCAATTTCGCCTTTGGCGGGGCGCGCACCGATGCGCAGGCCAATCCGCCGGGCACAGCTGTGCAGCTTCAGGCCTATCAAGCGCGCGGCGGCACCTTTGGGGCGCGCGACGTTGTTACAATGTGGGCTGGGGCCAACAACCTCTTTCAGGGCCTGCCGGTCGCGGCAACTAACCCCGCCACGGCGACGGGTGTAATGGGCAGCCTCGCCTCTTCGGCGGCTGGCGATATCGCGTCTCAGGTCAATACGATCGCCGGCGCAGGGGCGGGTACGGTGCTGGTGCTGAACCTACCCGATCTCAACAATACGCCACAGTTCAAAGGCACCGCAGCGCAGGATCTGGCCGGGTTCTCCAGTTCGTCCTTTAATTCTGCGCTGAACACGGCCGTGAAGACCGTCGCCGCTAGCCGTCCCACCACCAATATTGTGCAGGTGGACATCAATACGGCGTTCAAGCTGATTATCGCCAATCCGTCGGCCTTCGGGCTCAGCGACGTGACCTCAAGCTGTGTGGCGACCACGGCCTGCGTCACCGGCGGGGCTTCGGTTCAGAATAATTACCTGTTCTGGGATGGGGTGCACCCGACCGCTGCCGGGCATAGGCTCGTGGCCGCCGTCGCCACGCAATACCTCTATACACCGACCCTTTCCGAGGGGGTGAGCCTGTTTGCCGATGTGTCTTATGCGGCACGGCGCAATGCCATGCTGGGCTTCAATCATCGTCTCTATGAAGGTCAGAAGGGCGTCTTTGTCGAAGTGATCGGCGATCAGGCGCAATCGGAACGCACGGTTAACCTGCAATCGGCCCCAGGTGCGACGGCGGCGGGTTTGAAGACCAAGGCTTATGATTACGACCTGACGGGGCTGCGCTTCGGCACGGTGTTCGGACATGGCGAAGCCGCCACCTTTGGCGCGGGTGTGACCCTGCTGAAGGGCGATGCTACGGGCTATCTTTTGACCGCCAAGCCGACGCTGATCAGCTTCGATGCCGGGGCCAAGTGGGATAAGGGGCCGCACTTCGTCACCCTGGGTCTGGGCATGGGCTATGAGGAGTTTGAGGACTATCGCCGTCAGACGACGCTGGCCGCTGTCACCATCCAGCAGGAAAAGGTTCAGGGGTGGTCAGCCTCTGCGCAGGTCGAAACCGGTTGGCGGCACGATATGGGGACGCTGTCCCTGACGCCGGTGGCGCGCCTGTCGTGGGTCAGCGGCCATATGCGCGGCTTTGACGAAAACTATACCGTAGGCGCCGTCAGCTTTGACGGGCGCAAGGTTTCGGCCCTGTCCGGAGCACTAGAGCTGCGAGCGCAGGCACGCTTGAGCGACAAGACGCGTCTGACGGGTTCGCTAGGCTATGAAGACGTGCTGAGCGGTGAGACAGACCCGCTGAAAGGCCAGTTGATCAATAACACCGCCCTGCCGTTCAGCCGCGAGATGGGCGAACGCCCCACGGAAGGTGTCATAGCCGGGGTCGGCCTAACGACCGAGGTGATGGGCTTTGGCGTGACAGCGCGCTATGCGGGCAGCTTCGGCAAGGATGACCACAAGACTCAGTCCGCCCTGATCGCCCTGACCAGGGCCTTCTAAGCCAATTTTATAAAATACCTGATCATCTGATACGGAGGCTTCCGGCAGGAGGCCTCCGTTTTCCTTTGCCGGGGAAGGTCTTTTCGGATTCAAGCGGGGGAAAAAATCTTGAAAATCAGAAGTGTAAGGGCATCCCTTGCCGCATTTCGCCCTGACTGTGTGCGAAAAAAGACTCTTTCTTAAAAAAGAATGAAAAAAGACCTGGGGAAAAGCCACCCTCTTGACTCGCGACTCTTGTCAGCGATTCGCAAATCAGCGTACCCCTTTTTGAGATTTTGTTAGGCTTAACTAATCTTAAGGGATTTGCAGGCTAGCCTCCAATTCTCACCAACGGGGGCGTTTGCGCCTTCACCTTTGTGTTTGCCTTAGCCGGGAGGGGCTACATGCGCGTACTGCTGATTGAAGACGACAGCGCGACTGCTCAAAGCATTGAGCTGATGCTGAAATCCGAAGGGTTCAATGTCTATACGACGGACCTGGGCGAAGAAGGCGTGGATCTGGGTAAGATCTACGACTACGACCTGATCCTGCTCGACCTGTCGCTGCCTGACATGTCTGGCCTCGAAGTGCTGCGTCAACTGCGCGTCGGCAAGGTCAATACGCCGGTCATGATCCTTTCAGGCACCTCCGAAATCGAAACCAAGGTCAAAACGCTCGGCGGCGGTGCCGACGACTATATGACCAAGCCGTTTCACAAGGACGAGCTGATCGCCCGCATTCATGCGGTGGTGCGTCGCTCCAAGGGCCACGCCCAGTCGGTCATCAAGACGGGCGACATCATCGTCAATCTCGACGCCAAGACGGTCGAAGTCGCGGGCAACCGCGTGCACTTGACCGGCAAGGAATATGAGATGCTGGAGCTTCTCTCACTGCGTAAGGGCACGACGCTCACCAAGGAGATGTTCCTGAACCATCTCTATGGCGGCATGGACGAGCCGGAACTTAAGATCATCGACGTCTTCATCTGCAAGCTGCGCAAGAAGCTGGCCGTGGCGAACGATGGTAACTCTTATATCGAAACCGTCTGGGGCCGTGGCTATGTGCTGCGCGACCCGCAAGAGCAGGGCGGCATTGTCGCCGCCTAACCTTTACGGTTCAAGACTGTAAAAAACGCCTGCCGTCCTCTCGCGGCAGGCGTTTTTGTGTTTTGATGCCCGTCGGATCTAATCCGTTACGCATTGGGTTGGCATCTTCTTGCCGACGGTCCAAGTCGCGTCACGGCCCTTGCCGCGGAAATCGTGCTTGCCCGACGAATACCAGATACCTGAGGCCGCAACCTGCTGCGGCAGGTGAAGTCTCGTACCGTCTTTCAACGTTACGGTTGCCGCCTTTTCGCTAAAGGCGATACGGAAAGTCGTCCCGTCCTGGCAGGTATAAAGCACGCCGGTCGGGGCTTCCACGACGGGCGGCGGAGGCGGGGGAGGCGGGGGTGGCGCGGCCATGCCGCTATCGGTCGGGGTGGTCACGCAGGCCGCCAGGTTCAGGGCGAGCGCGCAAAGAGCGACGATAGACAGGCTGCGACGCATAGGGTCCTCCACATTTCTCCGCGGTAGCATAGCCCGTTTCCGGGGCTTGCGAAATAAGCTCACGATAAGGTTTACCGGCTCTTTTTGTCAGGACTTTCTTTACCGTGTCTGTAAACCGCAAACTCATGAAGCTTTGATAACGTGGTTTCGGGAAGGGCGTTTTCCTCCCACCTGCAGACGGCCGCCGGGGTGTGGGGCCGGGGAGAGCCTAAATGTTTCACCGTCCGATCCATGTTCTGTTCCTGGCCGAGCGCAATTCCTCACGTTCCATTCTGGCCGAAGCGCTGCTCAACCGTCTGGGGGCCGGGCGCTTTGAGGCCTATTCCGCGGGTGTGACCCCGGCCGTAGCCATTAGCCCCTATGCCATCGCACTTTTGCACCGCATCAACTACAATATTCAGACCCTGGTGCCCAAGGGGATCGAAGCCTTTGGGGCGCCAGATGCCCCGGAACTCGACTTCGTTTTCCGTCTGTCGCACCACTTGCCGCAAGGCCGCCTGCCGCAATTCAAGGGCAATCCGCGCCTGATCGACTGGTTCCTGCCCGATCCGGAAGACGTCATGGGCTCCCCGGCCATGATCGCCACCGCCTATGCCGATCTGTTTGGCGCCCTTTGCTCGCGAATCGAAACGCTGAGCCAGATGAGTCCGACCTTTCTGGCGGGCGAAGCCGCGCCTGATCGACTGGAGCGCATGGGCGAAGCCTATATCCGCCTGGCCGCATAACAGCTGTTTTCTTTGTTTCTCCCTGACCTTCGGGGCGGTTGCCATCGGCGACCGCCCTTTCTTTATGCGTTCCTTACGTTCGATGGCTGAAAAAGCTGGCCAATTCGTTTGCAAATTCCCGCGCCGGGGGTTTTTACCCACATCTCTTTCATGTATGGTTTTCGCATGGAAATGGATGATGCCGTCGTTGCCTTGTTCGCCCTTGCCCATCCGGGCCGGTTGGAAGCCTTTCGCACTATTGTGCGCGCAGGTCCGTCCGGTATGCCCGCCGGTGAGATTGCCCGCGCGATCAAGGCCCCTGCCAATACCACCTCGACCCACCTCAGCATTCTGACCGGAGCGGGCCTGCTTAAAGCTTACCGTAGCGGTCGCTCGATCATTTATAGCGCGGAGCTGACGCATTTGTCGGGGCTGGCCGACTACCTGCTGAATGATTGCGCGCAGGGCAAGCCTGAGGCGTGGAGCCAGTTGACTGTCCCGGAGCCCGCTACCAAAAAGACGGCCTGATCGTCATCAAGACTTTCGAAAAGTGCGCAAGGGTTTTGGCCTAGGCCAGCTCCGCTTCGGACTGAAATGCGGGTTTTCACAAAACATAACAGGCAACAAAAAACCCCGCAGGTCTTACTGCGGGGTTTTTCATGTCGAAAACGGTTCGAACTCAGCTGCCGAACTTGCGTAGGGGCTGGGCGCCTACGGCCTGATTTTTGATATAAAGGCCGCGCATCCCCGCCATGGGCTTGAAGACATCAGTGATCCCCAGCACGGTTTCCGCCGCCCCAAGGAAGAGGTATCCGTCATCGGCCAACAGGGTGGCCATCTGTTCCAGCACGCGCTTCTTGGTTTCGATATCGAAATAGATCAGCACGTTACGGCAATAGATCACGTCCTGACGACCGACGGAGCGCAGATCGTCGAGCAGGTTGAGCTTTTTGTAGCGGACGGCCTGACGGATCTTAGGCGAGATGCGCCACATTTCGTCGATCTTCTCGAAATGCTTGACCATCATCTGGATGGGCAGGCCGCGTTGCACTTCAAACTGCGTGTAGAGGCCGGCCTGCGCCTTTTCGAGGCAGCGTTCGGAAATGTCGGTGGCCAGTATGTCGAGATTGACGCGCGGAAACTGGGCGCGCGATTCTTCCATCATCATAGCCAGGGAATAGGGCTCCTGACCGGTCGAACACGCGGCGCACCAAATCTTGATGTCGCCACTGCGGGCCTTGGCGAGCGCCGGCAGGACGTCGGATTTGAACTGATCAAACGGCGTCTTGTCGCGGAAGAAAAAGGTCTCGTTCGTCGTCATCGCGTCGGTGACGGTATAGATCAGCTTCTCGTCGCGTTTGGTGCGAAGGGCCGTCAGCAGGGCGGCGACATTAGCATAGCCTTCGCGGCGCGCCACGGGGGCCAGACGACTTTCGATCAGATAGGTCTTGTCCGAGCCGAGGATCAGTCCGGAGCGTTGCTTCAATAGGGCGGCAAGGTGTTCGGTATCTTCCGGGGTCATATTATTCTCTCACCTTTGGCGATGGCCCGGCACGTCTGCGCCAGACCGTCGATGGGTTTTATAAATTCGGCCAGGCCGGCTTCGGCGACGGCACCGGGCATCCCCCAGACGACCGACGACTTTTCGTCTTGCACCATGACGGTGGCATTCACATCAACCAGAGCCCGCGCGCCGTCACGGCCATCGTGGCCCATGCCGGTCAGAACGACGGCAACGACGTTCTTGCCGTACAGTTCTGCGCCTGATTTAAACAGCGGATCGACCGCCGGACGGCACCAGTTGACGGGGGGCGACTGATCGAGGCGAAGCGAAGGCTGACCAGGTGTGCCTTTCAGCGTCATGTGGAAATCGCCCGGCGCAATATAGATATGGCTGCCCTTCAGGCTCATACCGTCCTGCGCTTCGACCACGGTCTGTGGGAGGGCTTTGTCGAGGTGTTCGGCGAGAATTGTGGTAAAGGTCGAGGGCATGTGCTGAACGATCAGCACTGGGATGCGCCAGTCCGGACCAAGACCTGCGAGGAAGTTGCGCAGCGCCGGGGG
Coding sequences:
- a CDS encoding ArsR/SmtB family transcription factor; amino-acid sequence: MEMDDAVVALFALAHPGRLEAFRTIVRAGPSGMPAGEIARAIKAPANTTSTHLSILTGAGLLKAYRSGRSIIYSAELTHLSGLADYLLNDCAQGKPEAWSQLTVPEPATKKTA
- a CDS encoding CheR family methyltransferase, with the translated sequence MTPEDTEHLAALLKQRSGLILGSDKTYLIESRLAPVARREGYANVAALLTALRTKRDEKLIYTVTDAMTTNETFFFRDKTPFDQFKSDVLPALAKARSGDIKIWCAACSTGQEPYSLAMMMEESRAQFPRVNLDILATDISERCLEKAQAGLYTQFEVQRGLPIQMMVKHFEKIDEMWRISPKIRQAVRYKKLNLLDDLRSVGRQDVIYCRNVLIYFDIETKKRVLEQMATLLADDGYLFLGAAETVLGITDVFKPMAGMRGLYIKNQAVGAQPLRKFGS
- a CDS encoding protein-tyrosine-phosphatase; the protein is MFHRPIHVLFLAERNSSRSILAEALLNRLGAGRFEAYSAGVTPAVAISPYAIALLHRINYNIQTLVPKGIEAFGAPDAPELDFVFRLSHHLPQGRLPQFKGNPRLIDWFLPDPEDVMGSPAMIATAYADLFGALCSRIETLSQMSPTFLAGEAAPDRLERMGEAYIRLAA
- a CDS encoding rhamnogalacturonidase, which gives rise to MLSVKNFGATGTGEALDTAAIQAAIEAAAETGGVVRFPAGRYLSFSLHLKSGVTLHLDKGAVLIAADPVRHGGQYDLPEDNPFDLYQDFGHSHWRNSLIWAEGAERIAITGEGMIDGEGLTREGPGSQWKKQAGEFPLSMRGLSAEVMAELAPEMSAMQGLGNKAIALKTCRHVTLKDFTIKNGGHFALLATGVEDMEIDSLSLDTNRDGLDIDACCRVTIRRCRVNTPNDDAIVLKSSFALGETRSCEDIIIEDCTVSGYDLGTLLDGTYGRTQDRAPDQDRVTGRIKIGTESNGDFRRIRIRNCRFERSRGLALETVDGGVIEDVVCEDLSLSEITTAPIFFRVGARLRGPEGTTVGAIRDVTLRNLTATDILPDYCALIMGLPESPIQNVTLENVALTYRGGLNPTVVAPFVDDLPGAYPEPSMFGVTPAWGLWARHVEGLELTGLEMATQTPDARPQTLYHGVSLKR
- a CDS encoding SGNH/GDSL hydrolase family protein, producing MKHTSLIALTSLLALSAGAASAQTYDRVITFGDSLSDSGNLYAVTGGTQPPAPYNRRFTNDKVWVEYLIGTMNGYTTAGVPTGNVNFAFGGARTDAQANPPGTAVQLQAYQARGGTFGARDVVTMWAGANNLFQGLPVAATNPATATGVMGSLASSAAGDIASQVNTIAGAGAGTVLVLNLPDLNNTPQFKGTAAQDLAGFSSSSFNSALNTAVKTVAASRPTTNIVQVDINTAFKLIIANPSAFGLSDVTSSCVATTACVTGGASVQNNYLFWDGVHPTAAGHRLVAAVATQYLYTPTLSEGVSLFADVSYAARRNAMLGFNHRLYEGQKGVFVEVIGDQAQSERTVNLQSAPGATAAGLKTKAYDYDLTGLRFGTVFGHGEAATFGAGVTLLKGDATGYLLTAKPTLISFDAGAKWDKGPHFVTLGLGMGYEEFEDYRRQTTLAAVTIQQEKVQGWSASAQVETGWRHDMGTLSLTPVARLSWVSGHMRGFDENYTVGAVSFDGRKVSALSGALELRAQARLSDKTRLTGSLGYEDVLSGETDPLKGQLINNTALPFSREMGERPTEGVIAGVGLTTEVMGFGVTARYAGSFGKDDHKTQSALIALTRAF
- a CDS encoding MliC family protein; protein product: MRRSLSIVALCALALNLAACVTTPTDSGMAAPPPPPPPPPPVVEAPTGVLYTCQDGTTFRIAFSEKAATVTLKDGTRLHLPQQVAASGIWYSSGKHDFRGKGRDATWTVGKKMPTQCVTD
- the ctrA gene encoding response regulator transcription factor CtrA produces the protein MRVLLIEDDSATAQSIELMLKSEGFNVYTTDLGEEGVDLGKIYDYDLILLDLSLPDMSGLEVLRQLRVGKVNTPVMILSGTSEIETKVKTLGGGADDYMTKPFHKDELIARIHAVVRRSKGHAQSVIKTGDIIVNLDAKTVEVAGNRVHLTGKEYEMLELLSLRKGTTLTKEMFLNHLYGGMDEPELKIIDVFICKLRKKLAVANDGNSYIETVWGRGYVLRDPQEQGGIVAA